A DNA window from Novosphingobium sp. RL4 contains the following coding sequences:
- a CDS encoding patatin-like phospholipase family protein, which translates to MNARRTTDFNDKLGCDQSVLVLQGGGALGAYQAGVYEALADEGHAPDWVAGISIGAINAAIIAGNAPEDRVPQLRTFWEGLSNELLYKLDIGNGFARRAFNEVSAGWAATFGVPGFFTPRLPTPLPEWPAELDRLSFYDTAPLRQTLLDRVDFERINRAETRFSVGAVNMMTGNFAYFDNSSDRRIGPEHIMASGALPPGFPPVEIDGEWYWDGGLVSNTPLQYVLDNRSPCEMTVFQVDLFPSRGSVPRTMADIAQREKDIRFSSRTRLNTDLSKQLQEMRAAAQRLAHRLPEELRDDPDLHRLLGCRPAGAVAVMHLINRPRGYETMSKDYEFSRMTVTEHWEAGKADAQFSLEHPEWTRRHLKPDEIMTFDLADKAPHRIGQPGVGE; encoded by the coding sequence ATGAACGCCCGCAGAACTACCGATTTCAACGACAAGCTCGGCTGCGACCAGTCGGTTCTGGTGCTGCAGGGCGGCGGCGCGCTGGGAGCGTACCAGGCCGGTGTGTACGAGGCTCTTGCCGACGAAGGCCATGCGCCGGATTGGGTCGCCGGCATCTCCATCGGTGCGATCAATGCCGCGATCATCGCCGGCAACGCACCGGAAGACCGCGTGCCGCAGCTTCGGACATTCTGGGAGGGGCTGAGCAACGAGCTGCTCTACAAGCTGGATATCGGCAACGGGTTCGCCCGCCGCGCCTTCAACGAGGTTTCGGCTGGATGGGCGGCCACTTTCGGCGTGCCCGGCTTCTTCACCCCGCGCCTGCCCACACCGCTGCCCGAGTGGCCCGCAGAACTGGACCGCCTCAGCTTCTACGATACCGCGCCGCTGCGCCAGACCTTGCTTGATCGGGTCGATTTCGAACGGATCAACCGGGCGGAAACCCGCTTTTCGGTAGGGGCGGTCAACATGATGACCGGCAACTTCGCCTATTTCGACAATAGCAGCGATCGCAGGATCGGCCCCGAGCATATCATGGCCAGTGGCGCACTGCCGCCCGGCTTTCCGCCGGTGGAGATCGACGGCGAATGGTACTGGGACGGAGGCCTGGTCTCCAACACGCCGCTGCAGTACGTGCTCGACAATCGCAGCCCCTGCGAGATGACGGTGTTCCAGGTAGACCTCTTCCCATCGCGCGGGTCGGTTCCGCGAACGATGGCCGATATCGCCCAGCGCGAGAAGGACATCCGCTTTTCCAGCCGCACGCGTCTCAACACGGACCTCTCGAAGCAACTCCAGGAAATGCGCGCCGCGGCTCAGCGGCTTGCCCACAGGCTGCCCGAGGAACTGCGCGACGATCCTGACCTGCACCGACTGCTCGGCTGCCGCCCTGCCGGCGCGGTGGCGGTGATGCACCTCATCAACCGCCCCCGCGGGTACGAGACGATGTCCAAGGACTACGAATTCTCGCGCATGACCGTAACCGAGCATTGGGAAGCCGGAAAGGCCGACGCCCAATTCTCGCTGGAGCACCCCGAGTGGACGAGGCGGCATCTCAAGCCTGACGAAATCATGACGTTCGACCTTGCGGACAAAGCCCCGCACCGGATCGGACAACCAGGAGTAGGTGAATGA
- a CDS encoding 3-hydroxybutyrate dehydrogenase — MKLKDKACIVTGAASGIGNAIAHKYASEGGKVAIADLNIDAAQKAADEIKARYGTETLAVAMDVTSEDQVNAGVAAVVEAWGTVDVLVSNAGIQIVNPVDQFAFSDWKKMLAIHLDGAFLTSKAVLPHMYAQKSGSIIFMGSVHSKEASPLKSAYVTAKHGLLGLARVVAKEGGRKGVRSNVICPGFVRTPLVDKQIPEQAKELGISEDEVISKVMLGQTVDGEFTTVDDIAEVALFFAGFQTNALTGQSLVASHGWFME; from the coding sequence ATGAAACTGAAGGACAAGGCCTGCATCGTCACCGGCGCCGCCAGCGGCATCGGCAACGCCATCGCCCACAAGTACGCCTCCGAAGGCGGCAAAGTGGCAATCGCCGACCTCAACATCGATGCCGCGCAGAAAGCCGCCGACGAGATCAAGGCCCGGTACGGCACCGAGACCCTCGCCGTCGCCATGGACGTGACCAGCGAGGATCAGGTGAACGCGGGCGTCGCCGCCGTGGTGGAAGCCTGGGGTACGGTGGACGTGCTCGTTTCCAATGCCGGCATCCAGATCGTCAACCCTGTCGACCAGTTCGCCTTCTCCGACTGGAAGAAGATGCTTGCCATCCATCTGGACGGCGCCTTCCTCACCTCCAAGGCCGTGCTGCCGCACATGTACGCGCAGAAGTCCGGCTCGATCATCTTCATGGGCTCGGTCCATTCGAAGGAAGCGAGCCCGCTCAAGTCCGCCTACGTCACCGCCAAGCACGGACTGCTCGGCCTTGCCCGCGTGGTCGCCAAGGAAGGCGGCAGGAAGGGCGTCCGCTCAAACGTGATCTGCCCCGGCTTCGTCCGCACCCCGCTGGTGGACAAGCAGATCCCGGAACAGGCCAAGGAACTCGGCATCTCCGAGGACGAAGTGATCAGCAAGGTGATGCTCGGCCAAACCGTGGACGGCGAATTCACCACCGTTGACGATATCGCCGAAGTGGCGCTGTTCTTCGCGGGCTTCCAGACGAATGCGCTTACCGGGCAGTCCCTGGTGGCCAGCCACGGATGGTTCATGGAATAA
- the gltX gene encoding glutamate--tRNA ligase: MTVTRFAPSPTGHLHVGNIRTALHNWLLAKQAGGRFLLRIDDTDAARSKEEYVDGIRADLAWLGIAWSGEERQSARVALYEREFERLKAAGRVYPCWETPQELELKRKVLLGRGLPPIYDRGALRLPEKEKAARIAAGDLPHWRFLLDHDEPIEWEDGIRGAQKFDPAQISDPVIRRADGSWLYMLPSAIDDVDMGVTRILRGEDHVSNTAAQVQMFTALGAPVPAFAHEALLVGAEGKLSKRLGSLGVAHFREVGIEPQAVVALLARLGTSDPVDPSLDAEALAAAFDLSRFGRAPARFDEAELERVNAAIVHALPFEAVSARLPEEMDAGAWETVRPNLAHVHEVHDWWKVVIGPIEAPELSEEDRAFLAQAGKVLAGIEWSEGVWKMLTGALKDATGRKGKALFLPLRLALTAMEHGPDMGALLPLIGRDEALARLKIAAG, translated from the coding sequence ATGACCGTTACCCGCTTCGCTCCTTCGCCCACCGGGCACCTCCACGTCGGCAACATCCGCACGGCACTGCACAACTGGCTGCTCGCGAAGCAGGCGGGTGGACGCTTCCTTCTGCGTATCGACGATACCGACGCGGCGCGTTCGAAAGAGGAATATGTAGACGGCATCCGCGCCGATCTCGCCTGGCTCGGTATCGCGTGGAGCGGGGAGGAGCGCCAGTCTGCTCGCGTTGCCCTGTACGAGCGCGAGTTCGAGCGGCTGAAGGCTGCCGGGCGCGTCTATCCCTGCTGGGAGACGCCGCAGGAACTGGAACTGAAGCGCAAGGTCCTGCTCGGCCGTGGGCTACCGCCGATCTACGATCGCGGCGCGCTCAGGCTGCCGGAAAAGGAAAAGGCCGCGAGGATCGCTGCGGGGGATCTGCCGCACTGGCGCTTCCTGCTCGATCATGACGAACCGATCGAGTGGGAAGACGGGATTCGCGGCGCCCAGAAATTCGATCCCGCGCAGATCAGCGATCCGGTGATTCGCCGCGCCGATGGTTCCTGGCTCTACATGCTGCCTTCCGCCATCGACGATGTGGACATGGGCGTGACCCGGATCCTGCGCGGTGAGGACCACGTTTCCAACACCGCGGCGCAGGTCCAGATGTTCACCGCACTCGGCGCGCCGGTCCCGGCCTTTGCGCACGAGGCGCTGCTGGTCGGCGCCGAGGGCAAGCTGTCCAAGCGTCTCGGCTCGCTGGGCGTCGCGCATTTTCGTGAGGTCGGTATCGAGCCGCAGGCGGTCGTTGCGCTGCTCGCGCGGCTCGGCACGAGCGATCCGGTAGATCCCTCGCTGGACGCCGAGGCCCTCGCAGCGGCGTTCGACCTTTCCCGTTTCGGCCGTGCGCCCGCCCGTTTCGACGAGGCGGAACTGGAGCGTGTCAACGCGGCGATCGTTCATGCGCTGCCATTCGAGGCGGTGTCCGCGCGCCTGCCCGAGGAGATGGACGCCGGGGCATGGGAGACGGTGCGCCCCAACCTCGCACATGTTCACGAGGTGCATGACTGGTGGAAGGTGGTCATCGGCCCCATCGAAGCGCCCGAGCTTTCGGAAGAAGACCGGGCTTTCCTGGCACAGGCAGGCAAGGTTCTGGCGGGGATCGAGTGGAGCGAGGGCGTGTGGAAGATGCTGACCGGCGCGCTCAAGGACGCGACGGGGCGCAAGGGCAAGGCGTTGTTCCTGCCGCTGCGTCTGGCGTTGACGGCCATGGAGCATGGGCCGGACATGGGCGCGCTGCTGCCGCTGATCGGGCGCGATGAGGCTCTGGCGCGGCTGAAGATCGCCGCTGGCTGA
- a CDS encoding benzoate/H(+) symporter BenE family transporter encodes MISRLPPLASWTSALVAALIGFGGTVALVVQAMQALGANGGQVGSAVTALCLGIAVAGAILSLWMRMPVVLAWSTPGAALLAASDGAVAWPVATGAFVAAAGLMCLLGLVPALGRLAARIPASVASAMLAGVLLPFCLQLFRTLETDALLVVVLLVVFVIARQRFPLYALLLVLVSGVAIVLARGDVAGFEPGSLLGGMEPVTPAFDIKAVVSIGVPLFLVTLVSQNLPGLVVLRTAGYTPRPQPLLLGTGLATMVLAPFGAHGVNLAAITAAICTSSDAHPDQGRRWMVGLIYAGFYLALALFSAPLVQFFLTMPRTSIAAFTGIALIAPLSGAVEHMLVEKTERDAAILTFAATASGVSVLGIGSAFWGLLAGFAALAAKAMFARRV; translated from the coding sequence ATGATTTCCCGACTGCCGCCGCTCGCATCCTGGACTTCCGCCCTTGTCGCCGCCCTGATCGGGTTCGGCGGAACCGTCGCTCTCGTGGTCCAGGCCATGCAGGCGCTCGGGGCCAACGGCGGGCAGGTCGGTTCGGCAGTCACGGCCCTGTGCCTCGGCATTGCCGTGGCGGGGGCGATTCTCTCGCTGTGGATGCGCATGCCGGTGGTGCTCGCCTGGTCGACGCCCGGCGCGGCACTGCTGGCCGCGAGTGACGGGGCCGTTGCATGGCCGGTGGCGACAGGCGCGTTCGTTGCCGCGGCGGGCCTGATGTGCCTGCTCGGCCTGGTTCCCGCACTCGGGCGACTGGCGGCGCGGATACCGGCCTCGGTCGCCTCGGCGATGCTCGCGGGGGTGCTTCTGCCGTTCTGCCTCCAGCTTTTCCGGACGCTGGAAACCGACGCGTTGCTGGTCGTGGTCCTGCTGGTGGTCTTCGTGATCGCCCGGCAGAGGTTTCCGCTCTACGCGCTGTTGCTGGTGCTGGTTTCCGGCGTCGCCATCGTGCTGGCGCGCGGGGATGTGGCGGGTTTCGAACCCGGATCGCTGCTCGGCGGGATGGAGCCGGTAACCCCGGCCTTCGATATCAAGGCGGTGGTCAGCATCGGCGTGCCGCTGTTCCTTGTGACGCTGGTATCGCAGAACCTGCCCGGTCTCGTCGTGCTGCGGACGGCGGGCTACACGCCCAGGCCGCAACCGCTGCTGCTGGGGACAGGACTGGCTACGATGGTGCTGGCGCCCTTCGGAGCGCACGGGGTCAACCTCGCGGCGATCACGGCGGCGATCTGCACCAGTTCGGATGCGCACCCCGACCAGGGGCGCCGCTGGATGGTCGGCCTTATCTATGCCGGCTTCTACCTGGCGTTGGCCCTGTTCTCGGCCCCGTTGGTGCAGTTCTTCCTCACAATGCCCCGGACCTCCATCGCCGCCTTCACAGGCATAGCGCTCATCGCGCCGCTTTCGGGCGCGGTTGAGCACATGCTGGTCGAGAAAACCGAACGGGACGCCGCGATCCTGACTTTCGCCGCGACCGCCTCCGGGGTTTCGGTCCTTGGCATCGGCTCCGCTTTCTGGGGCCTGCTGGCGGGGTTCGCGGCGCTGGCCGCCAAGGCCATGTTCGCGCGCCGCGTTTGA
- a CDS encoding YbaY family lipoprotein: protein MKMRAGLILPLIAAMSACTAPAAKSPPAGASASMETLNGTVAYRERIALQPDARVKVTLADVGRMDAPATVIAETEFASEGRQVPLPFALSYDPARLAPNGTYAVSARITDSGGRLLWITDTRVTLPAPGTPVSLMLVGVRN, encoded by the coding sequence ATGAAAATGCGCGCCGGACTGATTCTGCCCCTGATTGCAGCCATGTCTGCCTGCACCGCCCCCGCGGCGAAATCCCCTCCTGCCGGAGCGAGCGCCTCGATGGAAACCCTGAACGGCACGGTCGCCTATCGTGAACGGATCGCCCTGCAGCCCGACGCCCGCGTGAAAGTCACGCTGGCCGACGTCGGCCGCATGGACGCGCCTGCCACGGTCATCGCCGAAACCGAATTCGCCAGCGAGGGCCGCCAGGTGCCGCTGCCATTCGCCCTCAGCTACGATCCGGCCCGCCTCGCGCCGAACGGCACTTATGCGGTGTCCGCGAGAATCACCGATTCGGGCGGGCGGCTGCTGTGGATTACCGACACACGCGTAACCCTGCCCGCGCCCGGAACGCCGGTTTCGCTGATGCTGGTGGGCGTTCGGAACTAG
- a CDS encoding NAD+ synthase encodes MADTLRITLAQLNQSVGDLDGNAAGVLEARTAAQGADLVVFPELHLIGYPPEDLILKPALIERAAARLQMLAQASASEGPAMLVGSAFVLDGALHNGVALLDQGKVAAVRLKHELPNYGTFDEMRLFQPGPLPEPVILRGAMIGVPICEDIWRPEVCRHLADFGAEMLICINGSPYEINKDALRIEGVAKRRAVDTGLPLAYLNRVGGQDELVFDGASFVVNGDGAVAVQMADWREQVVQTNWTRTAQGWRCDRGLIEDLAVHPEDIYCAMVLALRDYVNRNGFPGVVLGLSGGIDSALCAAIAVDALGAERVWGVMMPSRFTSRASLDHAADCAKALGIRYSVMPIAEAVNGFDSVLGECFEGTRRDLAEENLQSRIRGTLLMALSNKFGPMLLTTGNKSEMSVGFATIYGDMAGGYNPLKDAYKTTVYALARWRNGHVPRIGIGPRGEVIPPEVLVRAPSAELRADQRDSDSLPPYEVLDPILLGLVDHDKSVEQLVNEGFDRETVREMERLLHRAEYKRRQASPGVKLTARNFGRDRRYPITHAFRSA; translated from the coding sequence ATGGCCGATACGCTCCGGATCACGCTGGCGCAGCTCAACCAGTCCGTCGGCGATCTCGACGGCAACGCTGCCGGAGTGCTTGAAGCGCGCACCGCGGCGCAGGGCGCGGACCTTGTCGTCTTTCCCGAACTCCACCTGATCGGTTATCCGCCGGAGGACCTGATCCTCAAGCCGGCGCTGATCGAACGCGCCGCCGCCCGCCTCCAGATGCTGGCCCAAGCCAGTGCATCGGAAGGCCCGGCCATGCTGGTAGGCTCCGCTTTCGTACTCGATGGTGCGCTGCACAACGGGGTTGCGCTGCTCGACCAGGGCAAAGTCGCGGCTGTCCGGCTGAAGCACGAACTTCCTAACTACGGCACGTTCGACGAGATGCGCCTGTTCCAGCCGGGCCCGCTGCCCGAGCCGGTGATTCTGCGGGGGGCAATGATCGGCGTGCCGATCTGCGAGGATATCTGGCGCCCGGAAGTGTGCCGCCACCTCGCCGATTTCGGTGCCGAAATGCTCATCTGCATCAACGGCAGCCCTTACGAAATCAACAAGGATGCGCTGCGCATCGAAGGTGTGGCCAAGCGCCGCGCGGTCGATACCGGCCTTCCGCTCGCCTATCTCAACCGCGTGGGCGGGCAGGACGAACTCGTGTTCGACGGTGCCAGCTTCGTCGTCAACGGCGATGGCGCCGTGGCGGTCCAGATGGCGGACTGGCGGGAACAGGTCGTCCAGACCAACTGGACCCGAACCGCGCAGGGCTGGCGCTGCGACCGGGGGCTGATCGAGGATCTCGCGGTCCATCCCGAGGATATCTACTGCGCGATGGTGCTCGCGCTGCGCGACTATGTGAACCGCAACGGCTTTCCTGGCGTTGTGCTGGGCCTTTCGGGCGGCATCGATTCGGCGCTATGCGCCGCGATCGCGGTCGATGCGCTCGGGGCGGAGAGGGTGTGGGGCGTGATGATGCCATCCCGTTTCACCAGCCGCGCCAGCCTGGACCATGCGGCGGACTGCGCGAAGGCGCTGGGCATACGCTATTCGGTCATGCCGATAGCGGAGGCGGTGAACGGCTTCGATTCGGTGCTGGGCGAATGCTTCGAAGGAACCCGCCGCGACCTTGCGGAGGAAAACCTCCAGTCCCGCATTCGCGGCACCTTGCTGATGGCGCTGTCCAACAAGTTCGGGCCGATGCTCCTGACCACCGGGAACAAGAGCGAGATGAGCGTCGGATTCGCGACCATCTACGGCGATATGGCCGGTGGCTACAATCCGCTCAAGGACGCCTACAAGACGACGGTCTATGCGCTGGCCCGCTGGCGCAACGGCCATGTTCCGCGCATCGGGATCGGACCGCGCGGGGAGGTGATTCCCCCGGAAGTCCTGGTCAGGGCGCCCAGCGCCGAACTGCGGGCGGACCAGCGCGATTCGGACAGCCTGCCGCCCTACGAAGTGCTGGACCCGATTCTTCTCGGCCTTGTCGATCATGACAAGAGCGTGGAGCAACTCGTCAACGAGGGGTTCGACCGGGAAACCGTGCGGGAGATGGAGCGCCTGCTTCACCGCGCCGAATACAAGCGGCGCCAGGCCTCACCCGGGGTGAAGCTGACCGCGCGCAATTTCGGCCGTGACCGCCGCTATCCGATCACGCACGCCTTCCGCAGCGCCTAG
- a CDS encoding metalloregulator ArsR/SmtB family transcription factor, whose amino-acid sequence MQIDPLLRALSEPTRLRIMRLLAHMELAVGELAQVLGQSQPRVSRHVKILCDAGLAQRRKEGSWVFLRTAVKEKSEPPLGAAAAQLLTIAERDDPAFSARCNEDRRQLAAIRDAREASAQAYFASHAEEWDTLRQLHGADGPVESALLTAFGRQKLGALLDVGTGTGRMAELLAGKAGHVTALDKSPDMLRIARARLQSLPADKISLVQGDFTKLPFAAANFDTVLFHQVLHYAQAPGLVLAEAARVTREGGRIAVVDLAAHEREELRERHAHARLGFADEQMETLLAEAGFAPEAPVSLPGDPLTVKIWTARRLPAAAHAAEMAETGTIETQERKTPHS is encoded by the coding sequence ATGCAAATCGACCCCCTCCTGAGGGCTCTTTCGGAGCCGACGCGCCTGCGCATCATGCGTCTGCTGGCGCATATGGAACTGGCGGTCGGGGAGCTTGCGCAGGTGCTCGGCCAGAGCCAGCCGCGCGTCTCGCGTCATGTGAAGATTCTCTGCGACGCCGGCCTCGCGCAGCGCCGCAAGGAAGGTAGCTGGGTCTTCCTGCGCACTGCCGTGAAGGAGAAGAGCGAGCCGCCGCTAGGGGCCGCAGCCGCCCAGCTCCTCACTATTGCCGAGCGCGACGATCCGGCCTTTTCCGCCCGCTGCAACGAGGATCGCCGCCAGCTTGCGGCGATTCGCGACGCCCGGGAGGCCAGCGCGCAGGCCTACTTCGCCAGCCATGCCGAGGAGTGGGACACGCTGCGCCAGCTTCATGGTGCGGACGGCCCCGTCGAATCGGCACTGCTCACGGCTTTCGGACGACAGAAGCTGGGCGCGCTGCTCGACGTCGGCACCGGCACCGGCCGCATGGCCGAACTTCTGGCGGGCAAGGCGGGGCACGTCACCGCGCTCGACAAGAGCCCGGACATGTTGCGAATTGCACGCGCACGGTTGCAGTCTTTGCCAGCGGACAAGATTTCCCTGGTGCAGGGCGATTTCACGAAGCTGCCGTTCGCAGCTGCGAACTTCGACACCGTGCTGTTCCATCAGGTCCTGCATTATGCACAGGCTCCCGGCCTGGTCCTGGCCGAAGCGGCGCGCGTCACGCGCGAAGGCGGGCGGATCGCCGTAGTCGATCTTGCCGCGCACGAACGCGAGGAACTGCGCGAGCGCCATGCCCATGCCCGCCTCGGTTTTGCCGACGAGCAAATGGAGACCCTGCTGGCGGAAGCCGGGTTCGCACCCGAAGCGCCCGTCTCGCTGCCGGGCGACCCGCTTACCGTGAAGATCTGGACGGCCCGCCGTCTTCCTGCCGCCGCCCATGCTGCCGAGATGGCGGAAACCGGCACGATCGAGACTCAAGAAAGAAAGACCCCGCACTCATGA
- the metF gene encoding methylenetetrahydrofolate reductase [NAD(P)H] — protein MTSAQRPVQAPLLGCLPGDISVSFEFFPPKSEKMEEQLWDAITQLAPLDPSFVSVTYGAGGSTRERTHSTVARLVRETELVPAAHLTCVGAGKGEIAEIADQYWEAGVRHIVALRGDPPPSSGGVFTPHPEGYTGAADLVAGLKARHDFDISVAAYPEVHPEAASAEADLDNLKRKLDAGANRAITQFFFSTDAYFRFIDKVLAAGITAPILPGIMPVTNFTAIRRMSGNTEIPAWLETMFEGLDERPGPRALVAAVAAADLCRRLYEGGVRDFHFYTLNRAEQAYAICQLLGLRPGTGA, from the coding sequence ATGACTTCTGCCCAGCGACCGGTCCAGGCTCCCCTGCTGGGATGCCTGCCGGGCGACATTTCGGTTTCCTTCGAATTCTTCCCGCCCAAGTCGGAGAAGATGGAGGAGCAGCTCTGGGATGCGATCACCCAGCTTGCCCCGCTGGACCCCAGCTTCGTCTCGGTGACGTACGGCGCCGGCGGCTCCACGCGTGAGCGCACGCATTCCACCGTCGCCCGCCTCGTGCGCGAGACCGAGCTGGTTCCCGCCGCGCACCTCACCTGCGTAGGCGCAGGCAAGGGCGAGATCGCGGAAATCGCGGACCAGTACTGGGAAGCGGGCGTGCGCCACATCGTGGCCCTGCGCGGCGATCCGCCGCCGAGCAGCGGCGGCGTCTTCACCCCGCACCCCGAAGGCTACACCGGCGCCGCCGATCTCGTGGCGGGCCTGAAGGCACGCCATGACTTCGACATCTCGGTGGCCGCCTATCCCGAAGTCCACCCCGAAGCGGCCAGCGCGGAAGCCGACCTCGACAACCTCAAGCGCAAGCTCGACGCGGGCGCCAACCGCGCCATCACGCAGTTCTTCTTCTCGACGGACGCCTACTTCCGCTTCATCGACAAAGTGCTCGCCGCAGGGATCACCGCGCCGATCCTGCCAGGGATCATGCCGGTGACCAACTTCACGGCGATCCGCCGCATGTCGGGCAACACCGAGATTCCCGCGTGGCTGGAAACGATGTTCGAAGGGCTAGACGAACGCCCCGGCCCGCGCGCACTTGTCGCCGCCGTCGCCGCTGCCGATCTGTGCCGCAGGCTTTACGAAGGCGGCGTGCGCGATTTCCATTTCTACACGCTCAACCGCGCCGAGCAGGCCTATGCCATCTGCCAGCTCCTGGGCCTGCGCCCCGGGACCGGCGCCTGA
- a CDS encoding homocysteine S-methyltransferase family protein — MTAREQFLAEAAKRILITDGAFGTEIQSWKLSEADYAGNLGLSHDQKGNNDILALTKPEVPESIHRAYFEAGADIAETNTFSANRISQADYGAEHLVREINVESARLARRLADEYQAKDGRPRFVAGAIGPTNKTLSLSPDVNDPGYREIDWDELVDVYKEQAAALVEGGADFILIETVFDTLNAKAGIMAVRHLEAELGREVPIMMSMTLTDLSGRNLSGHTVEAFWHAVRHAKPVTIGLNCSFGATQLRPHVKTLSELADTLIMIYPNAGLPNELGAYDEMPETTAGYVGEWAVAGQVNVLGGCCGSTPAHIAAMARKVSGLAPRRLPDLDPVTRLAGLEPFTMAV; from the coding sequence ATGACTGCCAGAGAACAGTTCCTCGCCGAAGCGGCCAAGCGTATCCTCATCACGGACGGCGCTTTCGGCACCGAAATCCAGAGCTGGAAGCTCAGCGAAGCGGATTACGCAGGCAATCTCGGCCTCTCGCACGACCAGAAGGGCAACAACGACATCCTCGCGCTGACCAAGCCAGAGGTGCCGGAATCGATCCACCGCGCCTATTTCGAGGCCGGGGCCGACATCGCCGAGACCAACACCTTCTCCGCCAACCGCATCAGCCAGGCCGATTACGGCGCCGAGCACCTCGTGCGCGAGATCAACGTCGAATCGGCACGCCTCGCCCGCCGTCTGGCGGATGAGTATCAGGCAAAGGACGGACGCCCGCGCTTCGTCGCCGGCGCGATCGGGCCGACCAACAAGACGCTCTCGCTCAGCCCCGACGTCAACGATCCGGGCTACCGCGAGATCGACTGGGACGAACTGGTCGATGTCTACAAGGAACAGGCCGCGGCCCTCGTCGAAGGCGGCGCCGACTTCATCCTGATCGAAACCGTGTTCGACACGCTGAACGCCAAGGCCGGGATCATGGCAGTGCGCCATCTGGAGGCCGAACTGGGCCGCGAAGTGCCGATCATGATGTCGATGACGCTTACCGATCTGTCGGGCCGCAATCTCTCGGGCCATACGGTGGAAGCGTTCTGGCACGCGGTGCGGCACGCCAAGCCGGTGACGATCGGGCTCAACTGCTCGTTCGGCGCCACCCAGTTGCGCCCGCATGTGAAGACGCTGTCGGAACTCGCCGACACGCTCATCATGATCTACCCGAATGCCGGCCTGCCCAACGAACTGGGCGCTTATGACGAAATGCCCGAGACCACGGCAGGCTATGTCGGCGAATGGGCGGTTGCCGGCCAGGTCAACGTGCTGGGCGGCTGCTGCGGCTCTACGCCGGCCCACATTGCCGCAATGGCGCGCAAGGTCTCCGGGCTGGCCCCGCGCCGCCTGCCCGATCTCGATCCGGTGACGCGCCTCGCCGGCCTTGAACCCTTCACCATGGCGGTGTGA
- a CDS encoding GNAT family N-acetyltransferase, translated as MTDFPIWRIRPAGADDAEALSLVASATFLESFAGQVDGAGLVAHCIRQHSADSYRKYIAQGAKAWLTEVEPGHAPVGYALLCEPELELAREGDLELKRIYLFSRFQGSMMASTMMRTVRDAAAAGHSRLLLGVKNDNHRALAFYAKHGFETIGTRTFDVGGKTYDDFVLALNLAN; from the coding sequence ATGACCGATTTTCCCATCTGGCGCATCCGCCCTGCCGGAGCCGACGACGCCGAGGCGCTCTCGCTCGTGGCATCGGCGACCTTCCTCGAAAGCTTCGCGGGCCAGGTAGACGGGGCCGGGCTCGTCGCGCACTGCATCAGGCAGCACTCTGCCGACAGCTATCGCAAATATATCGCGCAGGGCGCGAAGGCCTGGCTGACCGAAGTCGAGCCCGGCCACGCCCCGGTCGGCTATGCGCTGCTTTGCGAGCCCGAACTGGAACTCGCGCGTGAAGGCGATCTGGAACTCAAGCGCATCTACCTGTTCTCGCGCTTCCAGGGTTCCATGATGGCCAGCACGATGATGCGCACCGTGCGCGATGCCGCTGCGGCGGGCCATTCGCGCCTGTTGCTCGGCGTGAAGAACGACAATCACCGCGCCCTCGCCTTCTACGCCAAGCATGGCTTCGAGACGATCGGCACCCGGACTTTCGACGTGGGCGGCAAGACCTACGACGATTTCGTGCTCGCGCTAAATTTGGCGAACTGA